The Raoultibacter phocaeensis genome contains a region encoding:
- a CDS encoding oxidoreductase yields the protein MLQGALYIDFEFCSGCHSCEVACRTHLGLPSTEDGIKVLEDRPHQHEDGSWHWDYLAYPTELCDLCEGRVAEGKLPSCVQCCQAKVLEYGTIEECTAKLLGKPRKAAVFVP from the coding sequence CATTGACTTCGAATTTTGCTCGGGTTGCCACAGCTGCGAGGTTGCATGTCGCACGCATCTCGGGCTACCCAGTACCGAAGACGGGATCAAAGTGCTGGAGGATCGCCCCCATCAGCATGAAGACGGTTCTTGGCATTGGGACTACCTGGCCTATCCGACGGAGCTCTGCGATCTTTGCGAGGGCCGCGTCGCGGAGGGTAAGCTGCCTTCGTGCGTGCAGTGCTGCCAAGCCAAAGTGCTCGAGTACGGCACAATCGAGGAATGCACCGCCAAGCTCCTTGGAAAGCCTAGGAAGGCGGCGGTGTTCGTCCCGTAG